A genomic stretch from Anaerococcus mediterraneensis includes:
- a CDS encoding DNA-directed RNA polymerase subunit beta, which translates to MAQYHKKNYGKTERMSFSKFPEVLDLPNLLKVQKDSYDWFIKEGLGEILEDISPIEDYNGTLSLEFTGYEFEEESKYSIQEAKHKDVTYARDLKVKAILFNKETGEIKRQEVFMGDFPMMTDSATFVINGAERVIVSQLVRSPGVYYAGETDKSGDMLYSSTVIPNRGAWIEFDTDASHTVNVRLDRTRKLPATTLVRALLFESDEEIIEAIGDTKHLRTTLEKENSETTEEALIEIYKKLKPGDPASLESATTLINNLLFDDRRYDLAKVGRYKYNLKLSLLPRIENEIAAFDVIDTESGEIFVKAGEIIDKKTAKAIEDSGITAVDIKRIDAKGEEQILRIVGNNFVDINSFDRLEGLDINVDDFSEKVYYPVMTEIIEEAQDDEELVKMMYRRKKELAPKNITKSDILAIVNYQFNLFEGIGDLDDIDHLGNRRVRGVGELLQNQFRVGLARMERVVRERMTTQDPDIATPQGLINIKPVTAVIKEFFGSSQLSQFMDQTNPLSELTHKRRLSALGPGGLSRDRAGVEVRDVHDSHYGRICPIETPEGPNIGLITSLTTYARINKYGFIETPYRVVKEGGIVTEEIDFLTADIEDDFIIAQANEPLDENNRFINERVSGRGYRGENDIYPRDSIQYMDVSPQQIVSVGASLIPFLENDDSTRALMGANMQRQAVPLLKSSAPIVATGIEHRAAKDSGVCVLAKEAGKVVYVSSDKIKVKSDSDGEIITYKLLKFERANQGTTINQRPIVTKDEMVEKNQILADGPSTDNGELALGKNILIAFTTWEGYNFEDAMLLNEQLVIDDVLTSVHIEEHECEARETKLGAEEITKDIPNVGDDMKKDLDENGVIRIGAEVASGDILVGKVSPKGETELSPEERLLRAIFGEKAREVRDTSLKVPHGEKGIVVDVKEYNKKDGDELSPGVNKVIRVYVATKRKIMVGDKMCGRHGNKGVISRILPREDMPFLPDGTPIQICLNPLGIPSRMNLGQVLEVHMGLAARTLGWKIATPVFDGAMDTEIEEILEYAKKEAPYVNKTGKIRLRDGRTGEEFENPVTVGVMYMLKLHHMVEEKIHARSIGPYSLVTQQPLGGKAQFGGQRFGEMEVWALEAYGASHTLQEILTVKSDDVTGRVKTYEAIVKGENIPEPGTPESFKVLVKELQSLALDVELLDEDGQVMELKENIDEQDRFSQVEKIDASKIRNQDKILSKANQKAEESDTVEANDKDLA; encoded by the coding sequence ATGGCCCAATATCATAAAAAAAATTATGGGAAAACTGAAAGGATGTCCTTTTCGAAATTCCCAGAAGTCTTAGATTTACCAAATTTATTAAAAGTTCAAAAAGACTCATATGACTGGTTCATAAAAGAGGGTCTTGGCGAAATACTAGAAGATATTTCACCAATTGAGGACTACAACGGTACGCTCAGCCTAGAATTTACAGGTTATGAGTTTGAAGAAGAGAGCAAATATAGCATACAAGAAGCTAAGCATAAGGATGTAACCTATGCTAGAGATTTAAAAGTCAAGGCTATTTTATTTAATAAAGAAACTGGCGAGATCAAAAGACAAGAAGTTTTCATGGGCGATTTTCCTATGATGACTGACTCTGCTACTTTTGTTATAAATGGTGCAGAAAGAGTTATAGTTAGCCAGCTTGTAAGGTCACCTGGAGTTTACTACGCAGGAGAGACAGACAAGAGTGGTGATATGCTTTATTCATCAACAGTTATCCCAAATCGTGGTGCATGGATAGAATTTGATACCGATGCAAGCCATACAGTCAATGTTAGACTTGATAGGACTAGAAAGCTACCAGCAACAACCCTAGTTCGTGCCCTATTATTTGAGAGTGATGAGGAGATCATAGAGGCTATAGGAGATACCAAACACCTAAGGACAACCCTAGAAAAAGAAAATTCTGAAACAACAGAAGAAGCCTTGATCGAAATATACAAAAAACTAAAACCAGGAGACCCAGCATCTCTAGAATCAGCTACTACCCTTATAAACAATCTTTTGTTTGACGATAGAAGATACGATTTGGCCAAGGTTGGTAGGTACAAATACAATCTAAAACTATCTTTGCTACCAAGGATAGAAAATGAGATTGCCGCTTTTGATGTAATAGATACAGAAAGTGGAGAAATATTTGTAAAAGCTGGCGAAATCATAGACAAAAAAACAGCCAAGGCTATAGAAGATTCTGGTATCACAGCTGTTGATATCAAAAGAATTGATGCAAAGGGTGAAGAACAAATCCTAAGAATAGTAGGAAATAATTTTGTAGATATAAATTCTTTTGACAGGCTAGAGGGTCTAGATATAAATGTAGATGACTTTAGTGAAAAAGTTTATTATCCAGTTATGACAGAAATCATTGAAGAAGCCCAAGATGACGAAGAGCTTGTAAAGATGATGTACAGGAGAAAGAAAGAATTAGCTCCAAAAAATATCACCAAGTCAGATATTTTGGCTATAGTCAACTATCAATTCAACCTTTTTGAGGGAATTGGTGACCTTGATGATATAGACCACCTTGGCAATAGACGTGTCAGAGGTGTTGGTGAACTTTTACAAAACCAATTTAGGGTGGGACTTGCCAGGATGGAAAGAGTTGTCAGAGAAAGAATGACAACCCAAGATCCAGATATAGCAACACCACAAGGCTTAATAAATATAAAACCAGTTACAGCTGTCATAAAAGAGTTCTTCGGTTCATCTCAGCTATCACAATTTATGGACCAAACAAACCCACTAAGTGAGTTGACCCACAAGAGAAGATTATCAGCCCTAGGACCTGGCGGTCTATCAAGAGATAGGGCAGGAGTTGAGGTTAGAGACGTACACGATTCTCACTACGGTAGGATTTGTCCAATAGAAACTCCAGAAGGACCAAACATCGGTCTTATCACATCTCTTACAACCTATGCTAGGATTAATAAATATGGATTTATAGAAACCCCATACAGGGTTGTAAAAGAGGGCGGAATAGTAACAGAAGAGATTGACTTCCTAACAGCAGATATAGAAGATGATTTCATAATAGCCCAAGCTAACGAACCATTAGATGAGAATAATAGATTTATAAATGAGAGGGTATCAGGCCGTGGTTATAGGGGCGAAAATGATATTTATCCAAGAGACTCTATCCAATACATGGACGTTTCTCCACAACAGATAGTATCAGTCGGTGCATCCCTCATACCTTTCCTAGAAAACGACGACTCTACAAGGGCCCTCATGGGTGCCAACATGCAGCGTCAGGCAGTGCCACTACTTAAATCATCAGCTCCAATTGTTGCTACTGGTATAGAACACAGAGCAGCAAAAGACTCTGGTGTTTGTGTACTTGCCAAAGAAGCTGGAAAAGTTGTATATGTATCATCAGATAAGATAAAAGTCAAAAGTGATTCTGACGGCGAAATTATAACCTATAAATTATTAAAATTTGAAAGAGCCAACCAAGGTACAACCATAAACCAAAGACCGATTGTTACAAAAGATGAGATGGTAGAAAAAAATCAAATTTTAGCAGATGGTCCATCAACAGATAATGGTGAGCTTGCCCTTGGTAAAAATATCCTAATAGCCTTCACAACATGGGAAGGATACAACTTCGAGGATGCTATGCTTCTAAATGAACAGCTTGTAATAGATGATGTTTTGACATCAGTTCATATAGAAGAGCATGAGTGTGAAGCCAGAGAAACAAAGCTAGGTGCAGAAGAGATCACAAAAGATATACCAAATGTCGGTGATGATATGAAAAAAGACCTTGATGAAAATGGGGTCATCAGGATCGGTGCGGAAGTCGCAAGCGGGGATATCCTTGTTGGTAAGGTATCACCAAAGGGAGAAACAGAATTGTCTCCAGAAGAAAGACTATTACGTGCAATCTTCGGCGAAAAAGCTAGAGAAGTTAGAGATACATCACTAAAAGTACCTCATGGTGAAAAGGGAATTGTAGTTGATGTTAAAGAATACAACAAAAAAGATGGAGACGAACTATCTCCAGGTGTAAATAAAGTTATAAGAGTCTATGTAGCTACCAAGAGAAAGATAATGGTAGGTGATAAGATGTGCGGTCGTCACGGTAACAAGGGTGTTATTTCAAGAATATTGCCTCGTGAAGACATGCCATTCTTGCCAGATGGTACACCTATCCAGATCTGTCTAAACCCACTTGGTATCCCATCTCGTATGAACCTTGGTCAGGTACTAGAAGTTCATATGGGACTTGCAGCTAGGACTCTAGGTTGGAAGATAGCAACTCCTGTTTTTGATGGTGCTATGGATACAGAAATAGAAGAAATACTAGAGTATGCAAAAAAAGAAGCTCCATATGTAAACAAAACAGGAAAAATAAGACTTCGTGATGGTAGAACAGGTGAAGAGTTTGAAAATCCAGTAACTGTCGGAGTCATGTATATGCTAAAACTCCACCATATGGTAGAAGAAAAAATCCATGCTAGATCTATAGGTCCATATTCACTTGTAACCCAACAACCACTAGGTGGTAAGGCACAATTTGGTGGACAAAGATTTGGGGAGATGGAAGTTTGGGCCCTAGAAGCCTATGGTGCAAGCCATACCCTCCAGGAAATCTTGACTGTAAAAAGTGACGATGTTACAGGTAGGGTAAAAACTTATGAGGCCATAGTCAAGGGTGAAAACATACCAGAACCTGGTACACCAGAATCATTTAAAGTTCTAGTTAAAGAATTGCAGTCACTTGCACTAGATGTAGAACTTTTAGATGAAGATGGTCAGGTAATGGAACTAAAAGAAAATATCGATGAACAAGATAGGTTTTCACAAGTCGAAAAAATCGATGCGTCAAAGATCAGAAATCAAGACAAAATCTTATCCAAGGCCAACCAAAAGGCAGAAGAGTCCGACACGGTAGAAGCTAACGATAAAGATTTGGCTTAA
- a CDS encoding nitroreductase family protein: MDFDQVISKRVSVRSFTEKSLKDDEIKVLLDAANKAPIARGAYDDCALTVISDKELLREMVEDYQKIRSVNKDPIYGAPLFILFSSKKDNTEKYEDAGCVIQNICLKATEMGIGSVYIRGMINSLGPDAAYIKKLGLDSNFVPVSGVAIGYTEKLPDPKDHKIETNYI; this comes from the coding sequence ATGGATTTTGATCAAGTTATAAGTAAAAGAGTATCAGTTAGATCTTTTACTGAGAAAAGCCTAAAAGATGATGAAATAAAAGTCCTATTAGATGCAGCAAACAAGGCACCTATAGCCAGGGGAGCCTATGATGATTGTGCACTTACAGTCATATCTGATAAGGAGCTTTTAAGGGAAATGGTAGAAGATTATCAAAAAATCAGATCTGTAAACAAAGATCCGATCTATGGAGCACCTTTATTTATTTTGTTTTCATCAAAGAAGGACAATACAGAAAAATACGAAGACGCAGGTTGTGTTATCCAGAATATATGCCTGAAGGCTACTGAAATGGGAATAGGATCTGTATATATAAGAGGTATGATAAATAGTTTAGGTCCTGATGCAGCCTACATAAAAAAATTGGGTCTAGATTCGAATTTTGTACCTGTAAGTGGAGTTGCAATTGGATATACTGAAAAATTGCCGGATCCAAAGGACCATAAGATAGAAACTAACTATATTTAA